A genomic window from Treponema maltophilum ATCC 51939 includes:
- a CDS encoding GNAT family N-acetyltransferase, whose protein sequence is MEFRKLTGADLESLIDLYAQLDADMRKADPDKIKAAWNEIERDDKIVYFGAVDNGKVVGACCAVIVPNITSFARPLCLIENVVTDEQYRNRGLGKEVIGMAVRKAKESGCYKVMLQSGIKRTGAHAFYEKIGFDGGTKKAFDMRLE, encoded by the coding sequence ATGGAATTCAGAAAATTGACGGGCGCGGACTTGGAATCGCTGATCGATTTGTATGCACAACTCGACGCCGACATGCGCAAAGCGGATCCCGACAAAATCAAAGCCGCATGGAACGAAATCGAACGGGATGACAAAATCGTGTATTTCGGTGCGGTCGATAACGGAAAGGTTGTTGGCGCATGTTGCGCCGTTATCGTCCCGAACATTACAAGCTTTGCCCGTCCGCTGTGCCTTATCGAAAACGTCGTAACCGACGAGCAGTACCGTAATCGCGGCCTCGGAAAAGAAGTTATCGGCATGGCCGTGCGCAAAGCAAAAGAGAGCGGCTGCTACAAAGTAATGCTCCAAAGCGGCATAAAACGAACGGGCGCCCATGCGTTTTACGAAAAAATCGGCTTCGACGGCGGCACAAAAAAAGCCTTCGATATGCGGCTGGAATAA
- a CDS encoding type II toxin-antitoxin system RelB/DinJ family antitoxin, translating into MAQTNINIRMDEDLKKQFEAFCSDIGMTMTTAFCVFAKTAVRKQKIPFEIAVDPFYSASNTRYLEKKMADYKAGKLQFTEHELIED; encoded by the coding sequence ATGGCACAGACAAATATCAATATCCGTATGGACGAAGATTTAAAAAAACAGTTCGAAGCGTTTTGTTCCGATATCGGGATGACTATGACAACGGCATTTTGCGTATTTGCAAAAACCGCAGTCAGAAAACAAAAAATACCGTTTGAAATAGCCGTAGATCCGTTTTATTCCGCAAGTAATACGCGTTACCTTGAAAAGAAAATGGCGGATTATAAAGCGGGGAAACTTCAGTTTACTGAGCATGAGCTAATAGAGGATTGA
- a CDS encoding Txe/YoeB family addiction module toxin yields MQNKTIRWDLDAWDDYIYWQTQDKKTLKRINQLIKDISRNPFEGIGKPEPLTGSLTGFWSRRIDKEHRLVYAIEENSVLLISCRGHYDD; encoded by the coding sequence ATGCAAAATAAAACAATCCGGTGGGACTTGGATGCCTGGGACGATTATATTTACTGGCAGACACAGGACAAGAAAACCCTTAAACGGATAAATCAGCTTATTAAGGACATCAGCCGTAATCCCTTTGAGGGCATAGGAAAACCAGAGCCGTTAACAGGCAGTTTAACAGGATTTTGGAGTCGTAGAATTGATAAAGAACACAGGTTGGTATACGCGATAGAAGAAAACTCTGTCTTACTTATTTCCTGCCGCGGTCATTACGATGATTAA
- the lysS gene encoding lysine--tRNA ligase: MSNTNEHGASAAKLVHWADQCAEKIIRERGDLDSYTCASGITPSGTVHIGNFREIISVDLVVRALRSRGKKVRFIYSWDDYDVFRKVPENMPGKETLQNYLRYPITMVPDTTGRDSSYARHHEVDVEQVLPLVGIHPEFLYQAERYRSGMYAEGMKKALQNRDKIKDCLNRYRDDEHKIPAEEEYWPVAAFCCNCNKDTTDILSYDGEYGVEYRCTSCGRHEKADLRTSKELKLGWRVDWPMRWQFEKTVFEPAGKDHHSQGGSFDTARLVADEIYNWPAPVSFRYDFIGIKGLPGKMSSSKGKVISLPDVLNVYQPEIARYLFAGTRPNTEFSISFDLDVIKTYEDYDKTERIAWGVDKAKNDEVFEKEKRIYELSQVKEGMPESIAYQVPFRHLCNMLQTASGDIDAVIASLPDIKSEQLERFRRRCTCAWYWITECAPEEFRFKLKNPAECVKENLTDGELSCIQKIRTHILSKLDETEEKPLSQMLYDIASESGVEPKAMFEAVYRVLIGKTQGPRLAGFIKLIGREKLEALLAPYC; this comes from the coding sequence ATGAGTAACACAAACGAACATGGGGCATCCGCGGCTAAATTGGTTCACTGGGCGGATCAATGTGCGGAAAAAATAATCCGCGAGCGCGGCGATTTGGATTCTTACACCTGCGCTTCGGGCATTACGCCGTCGGGAACGGTTCACATCGGAAACTTCCGTGAAATCATATCGGTCGATTTGGTTGTGCGTGCCCTGCGCAGCCGCGGCAAAAAGGTGCGCTTTATTTATTCGTGGGACGACTACGACGTATTCCGCAAAGTGCCGGAAAACATGCCGGGAAAAGAAACGCTGCAAAACTACCTGCGTTATCCGATAACGATGGTGCCCGATACGACCGGCCGCGACTCTTCTTATGCGCGCCACCACGAAGTCGACGTGGAACAAGTGCTGCCCCTGGTCGGTATTCATCCCGAATTTTTATATCAGGCGGAGCGCTACCGCAGCGGCATGTATGCCGAAGGGATGAAAAAAGCGCTGCAAAACCGCGACAAAATAAAAGATTGCTTGAACCGCTACCGCGACGACGAACATAAAATTCCCGCCGAAGAAGAATACTGGCCCGTTGCGGCTTTTTGCTGCAATTGCAATAAAGACACCACCGACATTCTTTCTTACGACGGCGAATACGGAGTGGAGTACCGCTGCACAAGCTGCGGCCGGCACGAAAAAGCCGACTTGCGCACTTCAAAGGAATTAAAACTCGGCTGGCGGGTCGATTGGCCGATGCGCTGGCAGTTTGAAAAAACGGTTTTCGAGCCTGCAGGGAAGGACCATCACAGTCAGGGCGGTTCTTTCGACACGGCGCGCCTTGTTGCGGACGAAATTTACAACTGGCCTGCTCCCGTGAGCTTCCGCTACGATTTTATCGGTATAAAAGGCTTGCCCGGAAAAATGTCGTCGTCGAAAGGAAAGGTTATCAGCTTGCCGGACGTTTTAAACGTATACCAGCCCGAAATCGCGCGCTATTTGTTTGCGGGCACCCGGCCGAACACGGAATTTTCAATCAGCTTCGATTTGGATGTTATCAAAACTTACGAAGACTACGATAAAACCGAACGCATTGCTTGGGGCGTCGACAAAGCCAAAAATGACGAAGTGTTCGAAAAGGAAAAACGCATTTACGAGCTTTCACAAGTAAAAGAAGGCATGCCCGAATCGATCGCGTACCAAGTGCCCTTCCGCCATTTGTGCAATATGCTGCAAACGGCTTCGGGCGATATAGACGCCGTTATCGCTTCCCTGCCCGACATAAAGAGCGAACAGCTTGAACGCTTCCGCCGCCGCTGTACGTGCGCATGGTATTGGATTACCGAATGCGCGCCCGAAGAGTTCCGCTTTAAACTGAAAAATCCGGCCGAATGTGTAAAAGAGAATTTAACCGACGGCGAATTAAGCTGCATACAAAAAATCCGCACGCACATTCTTTCCAAATTGGACGAAACGGAAGAAAAACCCTTGTCGCAAATGCTGTACGACATAGCGTCGGAATCGGGCGTGGAGCCGAAAGCGATGTTCGAAGCGGTGTACCGCGTACTCATCGGCAAGACGCAGGGACCGCGCCTTGCAGGCTTTATAAAACTTATCGGACGGGAAAAACTGGAAGCGCTGCTGGCTCCCTACTGCTGA
- the rbr gene encoding rubrerythrin, translated as MAELKGSKTEQNLMTAFAGESQARTKYTFYASKAKKEGYMQIARFFEETAGNEKEHAEIWFKELHGGAVPATAENLLDAAAGEHYEWTDMYAEFAKTAKEEGFTRIAALFEMVGKIEKEHEDRYRKLLERLKDGSLYKDGEKTFWICTNCGHIHFGDKAPEKCPVCAHPQGYFERRVISY; from the coding sequence ATGGCTGAATTAAAGGGTTCGAAAACCGAACAAAATCTGATGACCGCGTTTGCGGGAGAAAGTCAAGCGCGCACCAAGTACACGTTCTACGCGTCGAAGGCAAAAAAAGAAGGCTATATGCAAATAGCCCGCTTCTTTGAAGAAACGGCCGGCAACGAAAAAGAACATGCCGAAATCTGGTTCAAAGAACTGCACGGAGGCGCAGTTCCCGCAACGGCCGAAAACCTCCTTGACGCGGCCGCCGGCGAACATTATGAATGGACGGATATGTACGCCGAGTTTGCAAAAACCGCAAAAGAAGAAGGCTTTACCCGCATTGCGGCATTGTTCGAAATGGTCGGAAAGATTGAAAAAGAACACGAAGATCGCTACCGAAAACTGCTTGAACGCTTAAAAGACGGTTCTTTGTACAAAGACGGCGAAAAAACCTTTTGGATTTGCACAAACTGCGGGCACATTCACTTCGGCGACAAGGCGCCCGAAAAATGCCCCGTGTGCGCTCATCCGCAAGGCTATTTTGAACGCCGCGTAATATCATACTGA
- a CDS encoding ABC transporter permease subunit: MSGFFASIFMSASPLILITAGALVSEYAGITAVFADGIINLTAFLFFAFAVFTKNLVLAAAAAVSVSVLLMHGVAVFTHKTKANPFLTGLSVNLFASGASSLLSYTWFGTRGVAAEYITGTSVFSEASIRFSRFPAALLCWACAALVAVFLYKTVRGMHIRITGDAPDVLRARRISVERCKTSAWRISALCAGGAGIVYCLKLSAFVPNISAGKGWLALAAVFLGRKSLWGSCAAVIVFSAAEYAANRLQIFSGKFPPSVLISLPYIAALLLFAVLPSVSGKRRT, from the coding sequence ATGAGCGGTTTTTTTGCTTCGATTTTTATGTCGGCTTCTCCGCTGATTTTAATTACCGCGGGGGCGCTCGTAAGCGAATATGCGGGCATTACGGCGGTTTTTGCCGACGGAATTATCAATTTGACGGCGTTTTTATTTTTTGCCTTTGCCGTTTTTACGAAAAATCTTGTGCTTGCCGCCGCGGCAGCCGTAAGCGTATCCGTCCTTCTTATGCACGGCGTCGCCGTATTTACGCATAAAACAAAGGCAAACCCGTTTTTAACGGGACTGTCGGTCAACCTTTTTGCGTCCGGCGCTTCGTCGCTTTTGTCGTACACGTGGTTCGGAACGCGCGGCGTTGCGGCCGAATACATTACGGGAACGTCTGTTTTTTCCGAAGCGTCGATACGGTTTTCGCGCTTTCCGGCCGCGCTTTTATGCTGGGCATGCGCCGCGCTTGTCGCCGTTTTTTTGTACAAAACGGTACGCGGCATGCACATACGGATTACGGGAGACGCTCCCGACGTGCTCCGCGCGCGGCGCATAAGCGTCGAACGCTGCAAAACGTCGGCATGGCGCATAAGCGCGCTGTGCGCAGGCGGCGCCGGAATCGTATATTGTTTAAAATTATCGGCCTTTGTTCCGAACATAAGCGCGGGTAAGGGATGGCTCGCTCTTGCCGCCGTCTTTTTGGGACGCAAAAGCCTGTGGGGCAGCTGTGCCGCCGTTATCGTATTTTCGGCGGCCGAATACGCGGCAAACAGGCTGCAAATATTTTCGGGAAAGTTTCCGCCTTCCGTCCTTATATCGCTGCCGTATATTGCCGCGCTTTTGCTGTTTGCCGTGCTGCCTTCCGTTTCCGGAAAGCGGCGCACATAA
- a CDS encoding ABC transporter permease — MKRKQTDFLFAAPAAGLLTALCIILLTSRHPFSAAAAFFTAPFGSIYYFGSWLNTALFLIIAGTGAAFAVQSGNMNLGGEGQIYAGGFAAAATMNVLLPATSVQSVQSMQNAAFAAPSAMSIALVSCAALAASVTVSAAAAFIPAVLKLKRGISELISSFLLSAAVIPLIDYAVSGPLRDQSKNLLALPLIHESLRFKPLLEPSPLNMSVLFVVPAVLCSALFLYKTRSGQRFRICGSAPEFALYCAYPVRTVSAAGMAVSGALHGLAGYAAVAGTYYTCHSGFYAGMGWNALAAALIARSNPLLLVPVSLFLAYIFTGTSSPSVAAQTSYDLAFLVQAAVMLFISASFIPKAAKREKAV, encoded by the coding sequence ATGAAGCGTAAACAAACCGATTTTCTGTTTGCGGCGCCCGCCGCAGGCTTGCTGACCGCATTATGCATTATACTGCTTACGTCGCGCCATCCTTTTTCCGCGGCGGCGGCTTTTTTTACGGCGCCCTTCGGCTCGATATATTATTTCGGCTCGTGGCTTAATACGGCTTTATTTTTAATTATCGCGGGTACGGGAGCCGCCTTTGCCGTACAATCAGGCAATATGAATTTAGGCGGCGAAGGCCAAATTTACGCGGGAGGTTTTGCCGCCGCCGCGACGATGAACGTCCTTCTTCCCGCAACCTCGGTGCAGTCAGTACAATCAATGCAAAACGCCGCTTTTGCGGCCCCCTCCGCTATGTCGATCGCGCTCGTATCCTGCGCGGCATTGGCCGCTTCCGTAACGGTTTCGGCCGCTGCGGCATTTATTCCGGCCGTTTTAAAACTCAAACGGGGAATAAGCGAGCTTATATCGTCGTTTTTGCTCAGCGCGGCCGTCATCCCGCTTATCGATTATGCCGTTTCGGGGCCTTTGCGGGATCAGTCAAAAAATCTTTTGGCGCTGCCGCTCATTCACGAAAGCCTGCGCTTTAAGCCGCTTTTGGAGCCTTCTCCGCTGAATATGTCGGTGCTTTTCGTCGTTCCCGCAGTGCTGTGTTCCGCTCTTTTTTTATATAAAACGCGATCGGGGCAAAGGTTCCGCATTTGCGGATCCGCTCCGGAGTTCGCCCTGTACTGCGCTTATCCGGTACGGACGGTAAGTGCGGCGGGAATGGCCGTTTCCGGCGCCCTTCACGGGCTTGCGGGATACGCCGCCGTTGCCGGCACCTATTACACGTGCCACAGCGGATTTTATGCGGGTATGGGCTGGAATGCGCTGGCTGCGGCGCTCATTGCGCGGTCGAATCCGCTTTTGCTTGTGCCGGTTTCGCTTTTTTTAGCGTATATTTTTACGGGAACAAGTTCGCCGTCGGTTGCGGCGCAAACCTCGTATGATTTGGCCTTTTTGGTGCAAGCCGCGGTTATGCTTTTTATTTCGGCATCTTTTATTCCGAAAGCCGCAAAACGGGAGAAAGCGGTATGA
- a CDS encoding ATP-binding cassette domain-containing protein gives MKPIVQRSAKCLSVSNVCKSYGNKTVLKNITCDFPAGNFFALLGENGAGKSTLASLICSEKSADSGTILFTGIKTCTLVHQRPLLADSLTVGDNIMLGSEPVCSLPFLKNVKTDFIDFSAAHKKIEDVLHLWNIDADIGVKASSLSAAERFYAAFAASAYKNPDVFILDEPGSVLNETQKHALYPALRNFARSGRIVILITHQMSDALEYADSLVLLRAGKEAVCMSVGNKEKTGKAVQDVLYGGKTEVQTKAAPPFAGTPVKAAQNEDEDENKNTGAPVRQNPDCAQAVLSVEHLSCAPSQGGALNDIGFKVYARKITCIYGHRANGLETLENLITGMKNYAYTGTVAVNGKAVKLSPRLLRDAGCGIVPFNRTFRGSDPELSVEQILTVHLKPADKIKNADYARCLIERAGITIGTDEKASALSGGMLQRLIIERETAENRKLLILSEPERGLDSRAVQALSERLRSLAESGTAVLLFISAGNPDVFPGDYRFFLRGGRLYEA, from the coding sequence ATGAAACCGATTGTGCAGCGCAGCGCAAAATGCTTGAGCGTTTCGAATGTATGTAAAAGCTACGGAAATAAAACCGTATTAAAAAATATAACGTGCGATTTTCCTGCAGGGAATTTTTTTGCTCTTTTGGGAGAAAACGGTGCCGGAAAATCGACGCTTGCCTCTTTAATTTGCAGCGAAAAATCGGCCGATTCGGGAACCATCCTTTTTACGGGAATTAAAACCTGCACCCTTGTTCACCAGCGTCCGCTTTTGGCGGACAGTTTAACCGTCGGCGATAATATCATGTTGGGATCGGAACCGGTGTGTTCCCTTCCTTTTTTGAAAAACGTGAAAACGGACTTTATCGATTTTTCGGCGGCGCATAAAAAAATAGAAGACGTACTGCACTTGTGGAATATCGACGCGGACATCGGGGTAAAGGCGTCTTCGCTGAGCGCGGCGGAACGCTTTTACGCAGCCTTCGCCGCTTCGGCATATAAGAATCCGGACGTTTTTATTTTGGATGAACCGGGTTCCGTTTTGAACGAAACGCAAAAGCATGCGCTGTATCCGGCTTTACGGAATTTTGCCCGAAGCGGCCGCATTGTCATACTCATAACGCACCAAATGAGCGACGCGCTCGAATATGCCGATTCTCTCGTTCTTTTGCGCGCGGGAAAAGAGGCCGTCTGCATGAGTGTCGGCAATAAGGAAAAGACGGGAAAGGCCGTGCAGGATGTTTTATACGGCGGAAAAACCGAAGTGCAAACGAAGGCCGCCCCGCCGTTTGCCGGTACACCGGTTAAAGCGGCGCAAAACGAAGACGAAGATGAAAACAAAAACACGGGCGCGCCGGTTCGGCAAAATCCGGATTGCGCTCAAGCCGTGCTGAGTGTCGAACATCTAAGCTGCGCTCCCTCGCAGGGAGGTGCACTGAACGATATCGGTTTTAAAGTATATGCGCGAAAAATTACCTGCATTTACGGGCACCGCGCAAACGGGCTCGAAACGCTCGAAAACCTTATAACGGGAATGAAAAATTACGCGTATACCGGAACCGTCGCCGTAAACGGAAAGGCCGTCAAACTTTCGCCGCGCCTGTTGCGCGATGCAGGCTGCGGCATTGTACCTTTTAACAGAACGTTCAGAGGCTCCGATCCGGAACTCAGCGTCGAACAAATACTGACCGTTCATTTAAAGCCCGCCGACAAGATAAAAAACGCCGATTACGCCCGATGCTTGATTGAGCGTGCGGGAATTACGATCGGTACGGACGAAAAAGCGTCCGCATTGTCGGGAGGAATGCTGCAGCGGCTCATTATAGAGCGCGAAACGGCCGAAAACAGGAAATTGCTGATTTTATCGGAACCGGAACGGGGACTGGACAGCCGCGCCGTTCAAGCGCTTTCCGAGCGGCTTCGTTCTTTAGCGGAAAGCGGAACGGCCGTTTTGCTTTTTATCAGCGCGGGCAACCCCGACGTTTTCCCCGGCGATTACCGCTTTTTTTTGCGCGGAGGCCGCTTGTATGAAGCGTAA
- a CDS encoding BMP family ABC transporter substrate-binding protein: MNTNSKHSNRLRKIGKAAAGSISAAVISALFLLISCSEQAPARQSIAVFVPGVVAGNPVYEMLTEGVSQAVKDYNAKKSDEPKATLSIIEAGTNQAEWSTKLIAISAIGDYDLIISSNPSLPDLASPLTSRFPKQKYLILDGYLEGNANIATVRYNQREQAYLTGYAAALVTEAPASQMKYANKQKKIALVAAQEYPVMNNVILPSYIEGAQAVDKDIDVEFRIVGNWYDAAKGADIARTLYAEGVDVILPIAGGASQGVIAAAKELGFYIAWFDDNGFSKAPGYVISSSVMEQKKTAYEQTLAYLENKLEFGTAKTLGIKDGYVDFVLDDPAFIESVPENIRTALQEAYDSIRSGALVLPVQN; encoded by the coding sequence ATGAACACGAATTCAAAACATTCAAACCGGTTAAGAAAAATCGGCAAAGCGGCAGCGGGCTCGATTTCCGCTGCGGTTATCTCCGCGCTTTTTTTACTGATCTCCTGTTCCGAACAGGCGCCGGCGCGGCAAAGCATCGCCGTCTTTGTCCCCGGCGTGGTTGCCGGCAATCCCGTTTATGAAATGCTTACCGAAGGCGTTTCGCAGGCCGTCAAAGATTATAATGCGAAAAAAAGCGACGAACCTAAGGCTACTCTGAGTATTATCGAAGCCGGAACGAATCAAGCCGAATGGAGTACAAAGCTCATCGCGATTTCGGCGATCGGCGATTACGACCTTATCATTTCGTCCAATCCGTCGTTGCCCGATCTTGCTTCTCCGCTTACGAGCCGCTTTCCCAAACAAAAATATCTTATTCTCGACGGATATCTTGAAGGTAATGCGAACATTGCGACCGTCCGCTACAATCAGCGCGAGCAGGCCTATCTTACCGGCTATGCGGCCGCCTTGGTTACCGAGGCGCCTGCTTCGCAAATGAAATACGCGAATAAGCAAAAGAAAATTGCGCTTGTCGCCGCGCAGGAATATCCGGTTATGAACAACGTGATTTTGCCCTCTTATATTGAAGGCGCTCAGGCGGTTGATAAAGATATCGACGTCGAATTCCGCATTGTGGGAAATTGGTACGATGCGGCAAAGGGCGCCGATATCGCGCGTACGTTGTACGCCGAAGGCGTAGACGTTATATTGCCCATAGCCGGCGGTGCTTCACAGGGCGTTATAGCGGCGGCGAAAGAACTGGGCTTTTACATCGCGTGGTTCGACGATAACGGTTTTTCGAAGGCGCCCGGCTATGTTATTTCGAGTTCGGTTATGGAACAGAAAAAAACGGCATACGAACAAACGCTCGCATACTTGGAAAACAAACTCGAATTCGGTACGGCGAAAACGCTCGGTATAAAAGACGGTTATGTGGACTTCGTTTTGGATGATCCGGCTTTTATAGAGTCCGTTCCGGAAAACATACGGACGGCTTTGCAGGAAGCCTACGACAGCATCCGCAGCGGCGCGCTCGTTTTGCCCGTTCAAAATTGA
- a CDS encoding FIST signal transduction protein, protein MLKIRTASSNNADAALAGKECARKIKDTLHDSKLVFVYSGVSYDQQALLKAIGEELPGVPLIGNTSFSGIVTQDGFITGEKGYVGIMALSDADLTVGTAAAAKSGSARETGRKLAESALAAAGKKEAPAYMYMVAPPGEEEYYLKGISDVVGRVPLFGGSAADNTLAGEWKLFADKTITGDGAAVAFFYTKAAFANKYTGGYSETGKYGVITKIAKERTLVEINGKPALEQYREWTGANAKDTEGGNLLVRSITNPLGVKDPLGDLIAVRHPMNGNADGSIAVGNNLAVGTAIALLESDTDGLIKAVSAALADLKAKMKGPIAGFHLVHCGGRRIGIGERINELTAAIKKEAGTIPFIVEFTFGEYGYEDDGRNTCGGLMLSFTAFGAK, encoded by the coding sequence ATGTTAAAGATACGGACTGCGAGCAGCAACAACGCGGATGCGGCTCTGGCGGGAAAGGAATGCGCGCGCAAAATAAAAGACACACTGCATGATTCGAAGCTTGTGTTTGTATACAGCGGTGTATCGTATGACCAACAGGCTTTGTTGAAAGCGATCGGCGAAGAACTTCCCGGTGTGCCGTTGATCGGAAACACATCGTTTTCCGGTATCGTTACGCAAGACGGTTTTATTACCGGCGAAAAAGGCTATGTCGGAATTATGGCGCTGTCCGATGCCGACTTGACGGTCGGAACGGCGGCTGCGGCGAAAAGCGGAAGCGCGCGGGAAACGGGACGAAAATTAGCGGAAAGCGCTCTGGCCGCTGCCGGTAAAAAGGAAGCGCCCGCCTATATGTATATGGTCGCGCCTCCCGGCGAAGAAGAATACTATCTGAAAGGTATTTCCGACGTTGTGGGAAGAGTACCGCTTTTCGGCGGCAGCGCGGCGGACAATACGCTCGCAGGCGAATGGAAGCTGTTTGCCGACAAAACGATAACCGGCGACGGTGCGGCAGTTGCTTTTTTCTATACGAAAGCCGCTTTTGCGAATAAATATACCGGCGGCTACAGTGAAACCGGTAAATACGGCGTTATCACCAAAATCGCAAAAGAGCGTACCCTCGTGGAAATCAACGGAAAACCGGCGCTTGAGCAATACCGCGAATGGACGGGTGCGAACGCAAAAGATACGGAAGGCGGCAATCTGCTCGTACGTTCCATTACGAATCCGCTCGGCGTAAAAGATCCCTTAGGCGATTTGATCGCGGTACGTCACCCGATGAACGGTAACGCCGACGGTTCAATCGCAGTAGGAAACAATCTTGCGGTCGGAACGGCGATAGCCCTCCTCGAAAGCGATACGGACGGTTTAATAAAAGCCGTGAGTGCGGCTCTTGCCGACTTAAAGGCGAAAATGAAAGGGCCGATAGCCGGTTTCCATTTGGTTCACTGCGGCGGCAGACGGATCGGAATCGGAGAGCGGATAAACGAATTGACCGCAGCGATTAAAAAAGAGGCGGGAACGATTCCGTTTATCGTCGAATTTACGTTCGGCGAATACGGTTACGAAGACGACGGACGCAATACCTGCGGCGGCCTTATGCTGTCCTTTACGGCATTCGGCGCAAAGTGA
- a CDS encoding aldehyde dehydrogenase family protein encodes MKMIINGKKTDSASGQTFDVIAPATGKVIDSVPRANEKDLDAAIAAAVRGQKEWVKVPVFKRAEVLYKFLSLVQKSHEDLARLLSSENGKPITEARAEIGNVTIGFSGFIERAKHFYGTIIPQGTEAGQQTTMQLVLREPVGVVVCIIPFNFPCDLFDQKVAPALMMGNSALVLPSSDNPLTLMRLTELLVEAGVPDGAIQCVTAPGSVKSYAVSDKRVGLVTLTGSTEVGIDSAIKAAANLTHTALELGGNDAFIVLDDGDVDLAVEELVWGRMYNTGQVCCASKRFIIHNSLKDEFAKKTVARIKQLKFGDPADEDTKIACLISEKAAIQVEKQVQKTVEQGGKIVLGGKRNGAFYEPTVITDVPKTADVAKDMEIFGPVVPIIGFDTDEEAIEIANNSVFGLSSCVFSRDQKRAFKIANAMEAGEAVINGASFYRSFEMPFGGWKHSGIGTEGVMSTFNEMTKIKTVVLKNIIEA; translated from the coding sequence ATGAAGATGATTATCAACGGAAAAAAGACCGACAGCGCAAGCGGTCAAACCTTTGACGTAATCGCGCCTGCGACCGGCAAAGTGATCGACAGTGTCCCGCGCGCAAACGAAAAAGATTTGGATGCGGCGATTGCGGCGGCCGTACGCGGACAAAAAGAATGGGTAAAAGTGCCTGTTTTTAAACGCGCCGAAGTGTTGTATAAGTTCTTGAGCTTGGTGCAAAAATCGCACGAAGATTTGGCTCGGCTTTTGTCGAGCGAAAACGGCAAACCAATAACCGAAGCGCGTGCCGAAATCGGAAACGTTACGATCGGCTTCAGCGGATTTATCGAGCGGGCAAAACACTTTTACGGCACGATTATTCCGCAGGGAACGGAAGCGGGACAGCAGACAACGATGCAGCTGGTGCTCAGAGAACCGGTCGGTGTCGTCGTGTGTATCATTCCGTTCAATTTTCCGTGCGATCTGTTCGACCAAAAAGTCGCTCCGGCTTTGATGATGGGCAACTCCGCGCTCGTCCTGCCTTCATCCGACAATCCGTTGACATTGATGCGGCTGACGGAACTGCTCGTCGAAGCGGGCGTACCCGACGGTGCGATCCAGTGCGTTACGGCTCCCGGCTCCGTCAAAAGTTACGCCGTTTCCGACAAGCGGGTCGGCTTGGTTACGCTGACGGGAAGCACCGAAGTCGGAATCGATTCGGCGATAAAGGCGGCTGCAAACCTTACGCACACGGCACTTGAATTGGGCGGAAACGACGCGTTCATCGTGCTGGACGACGGAGACGTCGATTTGGCGGTCGAAGAGCTCGTGTGGGGGCGCATGTACAATACCGGACAGGTATGCTGCGCAAGTAAGCGCTTTATCATTCACAATTCGCTGAAAGACGAATTCGCGAAAAAAACCGTTGCAAGAATAAAGCAGCTGAAATTCGGCGATCCTGCCGACGAAGATACGAAAATCGCCTGCCTTATCAGCGAAAAAGCGGCGATACAGGTTGAAAAGCAAGTGCAAAAAACCGTCGAACAGGGCGGCAAAATCGTTTTGGGCGGAAAACGCAACGGCGCTTTTTACGAACCGACGGTCATCACGGATGTTCCGAAAACGGCCGATGTCGCAAAAGACATGGAAATATTCGGTCCTGTCGTACCGATTATCGGATTCGACACCGACGAAGAAGCGATCGAAATCGCGAACAATTCCGTGTTCGGTTTATCAAGCTGTGTATTTTCACGCGATCAAAAACGTGCGTTTAAAATCGCGAACGCGATGGAAGCGGGCGAAGCGGTTATCAACGGAGCGAGTTTTTATCGCTCGTTTGAAATGCCCTTCGGCGGGTGGAAGCACAGCGGCATCGGCACTGAAGGCGTCATGTCCACGTTCAACGAAATGACGAAGATAAAAACCGTCGTGCTGAAAAATATTATTGAAGCGTAA